From Hartmannibacter diazotrophicus, a single genomic window includes:
- a CDS encoding CGNR zinc finger domain-containing protein yields the protein MSPAPTPDSEFREGLPFVGGALWIDFLNTTPRMDSGEIVDVIADGAGYGRWLRLAGLQQQENGLDKAAEDARRLRAVLREAFEDLAVDKKAKAAGWLPAVNARLDNLSLHHRLERAGAGLRLLEVPGSAHPDPADLVALDFARFACEAEPGRLKHCANPACTLVFHDSGKNRTRRWCSMSVCGNRDKVARFRAKRAT from the coding sequence GTGTCCCCTGCCCCAACCCCGGACAGCGAATTTCGCGAGGGCTTGCCCTTCGTCGGCGGCGCGCTCTGGATTGATTTCCTGAATACGACCCCGCGCATGGACAGCGGCGAGATCGTCGATGTCATCGCGGATGGCGCCGGCTATGGCCGTTGGTTGAGGCTTGCGGGGCTTCAGCAGCAAGAGAACGGGCTGGACAAGGCGGCCGAAGATGCGCGGCGGCTGCGCGCCGTTCTTCGCGAGGCCTTCGAGGATTTGGCCGTCGACAAGAAGGCGAAGGCCGCAGGCTGGCTGCCGGCGGTCAATGCGCGCCTCGACAATCTCAGCCTGCACCACCGTCTTGAGCGGGCCGGAGCGGGTCTGCGGCTTTTGGAAGTCCCCGGTTCAGCCCACCCCGATCCGGCGGACCTGGTCGCGCTCGATTTCGCGCGCTTTGCCTGCGAGGCCGAGCCGGGCCGGCTCAAGCACTGCGCCAACCCCGCCTGCACGTTGGTCTTCCACGACAGTGGCAAGAACCGAACGCGGCGCTGGTGCTCGATGAGCGTTTGCGGCAACCGGGACAAAGTCGCCCGCTTCCGAGCCAAACGCGCGACCTGA
- a CDS encoding GlcG/HbpS family heme-binding protein, whose protein sequence is MSTGFRQRLLLVAMAAIGLPASANAQVALSGHQLTLDLAMEAASEAVRSCAAHGWAVSASVVNADGVVKVQAKGDHSTIHTQDSSFRKAYTVITMGPIFGFDTTSEFVKKAAENPSAPALVTLPNIILLAGGVAIRIDGEMVAAIGVGGAPGGDKDEACAMDGVRKIASGLTSQ, encoded by the coding sequence ATGTCGACTGGATTTCGGCAGCGGTTGCTGCTTGTCGCCATGGCCGCAATTGGTTTGCCCGCATCGGCGAACGCGCAGGTCGCCTTGTCCGGCCACCAGCTTACCCTTGACCTTGCGATGGAGGCCGCATCCGAGGCGGTCCGCTCCTGTGCGGCGCACGGCTGGGCGGTCAGCGCGTCGGTGGTCAATGCGGACGGCGTCGTGAAAGTGCAGGCCAAGGGCGACCATTCCACCATCCACACCCAGGATTCCAGCTTCCGCAAGGCCTATACCGTGATCACGATGGGGCCGATCTTCGGCTTCGACACGACGAGCGAGTTTGTGAAGAAGGCAGCGGAAAATCCCTCCGCTCCGGCGCTCGTCACGCTGCCGAACATCATTCTGCTGGCGGGCGGCGTCGCCATCCGGATCGATGGCGAGATGGTCGCCGCGATCGGCGTCGGCGGTGCGCCGGGCGGAGACAAGGACGAGGCCTGCGCGATGGACGGGGTCAGGAAGATCGCCTCAGGGCTCACCAGCCAGTAG
- a CDS encoding alpha/beta fold hydrolase, translated as MTSSFDMTRRTLLAAAPAATAVPFVAALPSGAAAAMNPGSVSYRTVTVDGIDIFYREAGPKGAPAVLLLHGFPSSSHMFRDLIPQLATRFRVIAPDYPGFGFSASPSTEVFPYTFATIADLVDKFTDTVGLGSYTVFMQDYGGPVGFRLAMKNPDRVRGFIVQNAVMSVDGWQPDVVAQLSPFWKERTAETEKPLRAMLTPEGTRFQYEHGSTRPERLSPDAWTHDIAGLSRPGNADLQVLMLWNYQDNVAEYPKWQALLKERQPPILITWGKSDPFFTEKGLAYFSELVPTAEAHVYEAGHFALETHGEEIADLSLAFLDRLAKAN; from the coding sequence ATGACATCTTCATTCGATATGACCCGGCGCACGCTTCTCGCTGCCGCGCCTGCCGCAACGGCGGTTCCTTTCGTTGCCGCACTGCCTTCGGGCGCTGCCGCAGCCATGAATCCCGGTTCCGTCTCCTATCGCACCGTGACGGTCGACGGGATCGACATTTTTTATCGGGAGGCCGGACCCAAGGGCGCGCCGGCCGTGTTGCTGCTGCACGGATTTCCCTCATCGTCGCACATGTTCCGCGATCTTATTCCGCAGCTCGCCACGCGCTTCCGGGTGATCGCTCCCGACTATCCGGGCTTTGGATTCTCGGCTTCGCCGTCGACGGAGGTGTTTCCCTACACCTTCGCCACCATCGCCGATCTGGTCGACAAGTTCACCGACACTGTCGGGCTCGGCAGCTACACGGTTTTCATGCAGGACTACGGCGGTCCGGTTGGCTTCCGCCTCGCCATGAAGAACCCGGACCGGGTTCGCGGCTTCATCGTCCAGAACGCCGTCATGAGCGTTGACGGCTGGCAACCGGACGTTGTCGCGCAGCTTTCGCCCTTCTGGAAGGAGCGGACGGCGGAGACGGAAAAGCCGTTGCGGGCGATGCTGACGCCGGAAGGGACACGTTTCCAGTATGAGCACGGATCGACGAGACCGGAGCGCCTTTCACCCGATGCCTGGACCCACGACATCGCGGGTCTCAGCCGCCCCGGCAATGCCGACCTTCAGGTCCTGATGCTGTGGAACTATCAGGACAACGTCGCTGAGTATCCGAAGTGGCAGGCCCTCCTGAAGGAGCGGCAGCCGCCGATCCTCATCACTTGGGGCAAGAGCGATCCCTTTTTCACCGAAAAGGGGCTCGCCTATTTCTCCGAACTCGTGCCGACAGCCGAGGCGCACGTCTACGAGGCCGGCCACTTCGCGCTCGAGACCCATGGCGAGGAGATCGCCGACCTCTCGCTCGCCTTCCTCGACCGACTGGCGAAGGCAAACTGA